One Burkholderia sp. 9120 DNA window includes the following coding sequences:
- a CDS encoding cupin-like domain-containing protein — translation MVSRDAHAALSALLEARLAEHYVAPPQALAVDLIVSDCAEVSRRFLLGPSIESMPMPTPTLTPTSMPAPTPTPTATATPVPVPVPVPVPPPSSGAYPAAARITLNHALLSAMLDDPTGFDPRSATSLALGGVRIDGSARLAAYWLQLLKRPSTAGRAALERARQRAPAALTTVRVMSMQGCNHNDLCTALADALDASVPLVLRDMIDWPEVAWTLDDWRRHEGSTVLRPDPSSGAAQTVAGFIDRIAEQCVAEPGAATYTEGCLLPAAWEARFALPRLPARLFGAGQLWFGRASGAALVTRLHCDLANSFLAQIHGRKRVRLYAPAQEAALYAFDSFNTYRPCRVDVASPDLTRFPRFAQARGVDLVLEPGDLLVIPIGWYHCVWALDHVLSISRFAADAADATVAAMLRDDTVSQSKLTNTAGTG, via the coding sequence ATGGTGAGCCGTGACGCGCACGCGGCGTTGAGTGCGCTGCTGGAAGCGCGGCTCGCGGAGCACTATGTCGCGCCGCCGCAGGCGTTAGCGGTCGATCTGATCGTCAGCGATTGCGCCGAGGTTTCGCGGCGCTTTCTGCTTGGCCCTTCGATTGAGTCGATGCCGATGCCGACGCCGACTCTGACGCCTACGTCGATGCCGGCTCCGACTCCGACTCCGACCGCGACCGCGACTCCAGTTCCAGTTCCTGTTCCTGTTCCTGTTCCGCCCCCCTCTAGCGGCGCATACCCCGCCGCAGCGCGCATCACCCTAAACCACGCGCTACTAAGCGCGATGCTCGACGACCCAACTGGTTTCGATCCGCGCAGCGCCACCTCCCTCGCTCTCGGCGGCGTGCGAATCGACGGCTCCGCGCGGCTCGCGGCGTACTGGCTGCAATTGCTCAAGCGTCCTTCAACAGCGGGCCGCGCGGCGCTCGAGCGGGCCAGGCAACGCGCGCCTGCCGCCCTCACGACGGTGCGCGTGATGAGCATGCAAGGTTGCAATCACAACGACCTCTGCACAGCGCTTGCCGACGCGCTCGACGCCTCGGTTCCACTCGTTCTGCGCGACATGATCGACTGGCCGGAAGTCGCGTGGACCCTCGACGACTGGCGCCGCCACGAAGGCTCGACGGTGCTGCGCCCGGACCCATCGAGCGGCGCGGCGCAGACCGTGGCCGGCTTCATCGACAGAATCGCCGAGCAGTGCGTGGCCGAACCCGGCGCCGCGACTTACACGGAAGGCTGCCTGCTGCCAGCGGCATGGGAAGCGCGCTTTGCGTTGCCACGCTTGCCGGCGCGTCTATTCGGCGCGGGTCAGCTCTGGTTTGGCCGAGCCAGCGGGGCGGCGCTGGTGACGCGTTTGCACTGCGATCTGGCGAACTCGTTTCTGGCCCAGATTCACGGCCGCAAACGCGTGCGTCTTTACGCGCCGGCTCAGGAAGCCGCCCTCTACGCGTTCGATTCGTTCAACACGTATCGCCCGTGCCGTGTCGACGTGGCGTCGCCTGATCTGACGCGCTTCCCGCGTTTTGCCCAGGCGCGAGGCGTCGATCTCGTGCTGGAACCCGGCGACCTGCTGGTGATTCCAATCGGCTGGTATCACTGCGTGTGGGCGCTGGATCATGTGCTGTCCATCAGCCGCTTCGCCGCCGATGCCGCGGATGCCACCGTCGCTGCGATGCTGCGCGACGATACGGTTTCCCAATCGAAACTCACGAACACTGCGGGGACTGGATGA
- a CDS encoding DUF3455 domain-containing protein, with translation MSRPTLTCLTAGCLLALAACATTSRTPPTANESLPLDLRAGQNEVLQEVMTTHGDETYVCRRIKSDVPAAGAALQPGIARDGTQLLWDPLGSEALLVDARGQSVGTIAPGRYFLAYDGSYVIGKVAGESQVGANALTWVRYTARFVAARRPGEGRLADISSIQRIDTSGGLPPLPACELEGAHLLVPYGATYMFYRAKGLAPVALSASQPLH, from the coding sequence TTGTCGCGCCCGACGCTGACCTGTCTCACGGCAGGCTGCCTGCTCGCGCTCGCCGCCTGCGCGACGACGTCCAGAACGCCGCCGACCGCCAACGAGTCCCTCCCTCTCGATCTACGCGCCGGCCAGAACGAAGTGCTCCAGGAAGTGATGACCACCCACGGCGATGAAACCTACGTCTGCCGACGCATCAAGTCCGACGTGCCCGCCGCCGGCGCCGCGTTGCAGCCCGGCATCGCCCGCGACGGCACGCAACTGCTGTGGGATCCGCTGGGATCCGAAGCCTTGCTGGTCGACGCACGCGGCCAAAGCGTGGGCACCATCGCACCGGGCCGTTACTTCCTCGCGTACGACGGCAGCTACGTGATCGGCAAAGTGGCCGGCGAAAGCCAGGTCGGCGCGAACGCGCTGACCTGGGTGCGTTACACCGCGCGCTTCGTCGCGGCGCGACGCCCCGGCGAGGGCCGGCTGGCCGACATCAGTTCGATCCAGCGCATCGACACTTCGGGTGGCCTGCCGCCTCTGCCCGCGTGCGAACTGGAAGGCGCTCATCTGCTGGTGCCTTACGGCGCGACCTATATGTTCTATCGCGCCAAAGGGCTCGCGCCGGTCGCCTTGTCGGCGAGTCAGCCACTGCATTGA
- a CDS encoding thiamine pyrophosphate-binding protein, translating to MAAVFDEATLRGEALRDDAAADDESLNAVWVECIVEMLSAAGVRHAVLCPGGRASAMCLAVDAHPHIAVEMVCTDERSGGFVALGLAKASGSPVAIVTTSGSAVANVLPALTEADAADVPLVVLTCDRPRALRGTGFGQMADHLGATRAFVRAQADLDDPVDSPHAVEQARGRVAAALAAMVEGVDDIGDGLSRADAHPPARRPTRGPVHVNVPLAGVYDAVETQPVSGETVRAVRGAGDVAGVVRGMVTQRDVAGVAEVQALDAHAASAGEHMNEHVVERVLEHGSEHGSYEHGTNDHGTNEQANEQANERPSDHAKEHAHELEQVVARVMSRVLAKRGDRPLTEGLDGLIVVGPEPGVPLEAIFALAASSGFPVLADAGSGLRSGPSALAPQTAARGAPGALIVNAFDVFGGAARLANTRAELIVRFGLAPVMPVLHAYLETQADVPTIKIAPCRVAYDYLHQALDPRDVVVAPSVSALLEMGRALREAVRGRMDLHACAEANIEANTRPNEPAAPVAFSWRDRWASVASYGARERRACVASLEWGEVSAVHRVLAAPGFAFVHLGNSMSMRHADIGYDVRAARQDIYVNRGVSGIDGTLSTFIGEALSRGDTGLLLLGDQALVHDLSALASAQRVQTPACVCVVDNGGGAIFDFLPIAQAPAYRRTIRNPYRLDLGALAQGFGLAHRRVGTHAELDAALADAKEHAGVTIVEIAVEPYSGAMQMNQLAQTLGAA from the coding sequence ATGGCGGCCGTTTTCGATGAGGCGACGCTGCGCGGCGAAGCGCTTCGCGACGATGCTGCTGCGGATGACGAATCGCTCAACGCGGTCTGGGTGGAATGCATCGTCGAGATGCTGAGCGCGGCCGGCGTGCGTCATGCTGTGTTGTGCCCCGGTGGACGTGCCAGTGCAATGTGTCTCGCGGTCGATGCGCATCCGCATATCGCCGTCGAGATGGTCTGCACCGACGAGCGCAGCGGCGGGTTCGTCGCGCTTGGGCTCGCGAAGGCGAGCGGGTCGCCGGTGGCGATCGTCACGACTTCCGGCTCGGCGGTCGCGAATGTGTTGCCGGCGCTGACCGAAGCGGACGCCGCCGATGTGCCGCTCGTGGTGCTGACCTGCGATCGTCCGCGGGCTTTGCGCGGGACGGGCTTTGGGCAGATGGCCGATCATCTCGGCGCGACGCGCGCGTTCGTGCGCGCCCAGGCGGATCTGGACGATCCTGTCGATTCGCCGCACGCGGTGGAGCAGGCGAGGGGCAGGGTAGCGGCGGCGCTTGCGGCGATGGTCGAGGGTGTGGATGACATCGGCGATGGCTTGTCGCGCGCCGATGCGCATCCGCCCGCCCGGCGGCCGACGCGTGGGCCGGTGCATGTGAATGTGCCGCTGGCGGGTGTCTACGATGCGGTCGAGACGCAGCCGGTGTCGGGCGAAACGGTTCGTGCGGTGCGAGGGGCCGGTGACGTGGCCGGTGTCGTACGCGGGATGGTGACGCAGCGCGATGTTGCTGGCGTGGCTGAAGTTCAGGCGTTGGACGCGCACGCCGCAAGTGCGGGCGAGCACATGAATGAGCATGTGGTTGAACGAGTGCTTGAGCACGGGAGCGAGCACGGCTCGTACGAGCACGGCACCAACGATCACGGCACCAACGAGCAGGCGAACGAGCAGGCGAACGAGCGCCCGAGCGATCACGCGAAAGAGCACGCGCACGAGCTTGAACAGGTCGTTGCGCGTGTTATGTCTCGCGTGCTGGCGAAGCGCGGCGATCGGCCGCTCACTGAAGGTCTCGACGGCTTGATCGTCGTCGGACCCGAACCTGGTGTGCCGCTCGAAGCGATTTTCGCGCTGGCGGCATCGAGCGGTTTTCCGGTACTCGCCGATGCCGGCAGCGGACTGCGTTCGGGGCCGTCCGCGCTGGCGCCTCAGACGGCGGCACGCGGCGCGCCGGGCGCGCTGATCGTCAACGCCTTCGATGTATTCGGCGGTGCTGCGCGACTTGCAAACACGCGTGCGGAATTGATCGTGCGCTTCGGCCTCGCGCCGGTGATGCCGGTGCTGCATGCCTACCTCGAAACGCAGGCCGACGTGCCCACCATCAAGATCGCGCCGTGCCGTGTGGCGTATGACTATCTGCATCAGGCGCTCGATCCGCGCGATGTGGTGGTGGCGCCTTCGGTTAGCGCTTTGCTGGAGATGGGGCGAGCGCTGCGCGAAGCGGTGCGTGGCCGGATGGATTTGCATGCGTGCGCGGAAGCAAACATCGAAGCAAACACTCGCCCCAACGAACCCGCCGCGCCCGTTGCCTTCTCGTGGCGTGACCGCTGGGCCAGCGTCGCCAGCTACGGCGCGCGCGAGCGACGCGCATGCGTCGCGTCGCTCGAATGGGGCGAAGTGTCGGCGGTGCATCGCGTGCTGGCTGCGCCGGGTTTCGCGTTCGTCCATCTCGGCAATTCGATGTCGATGCGCCATGCCGACATCGGTTACGACGTGCGCGCCGCGCGTCAGGACATCTATGTCAATCGCGGGGTGAGCGGTATCGACGGCACACTGTCGACGTTCATCGGCGAGGCGCTCTCGCGTGGCGACACGGGACTGCTGCTGCTCGGCGATCAGGCGTTGGTCCACGATCTGTCCGCGTTGGCCAGCGCGCAGCGTGTGCAGACGCCCGCCTGCGTCTGCGTGGTCGACAACGGCGGCGGCGCGATCTTCGATTTCCTGCCCATCGCGCAAGCGCCGGCTTATCGGCGCACGATCCGCAATCCCTATCGGCTCGACCTCGGCGCACTCGCGCAAGGATTCGGGCTGGCGCATCGACGGGTCGGCACGCACGCCGAACTGGACGCGGCCCTCGCCGATGCCAAAGAGCACGCCGGTGTGACGATCGTGGAAATCGCCGTCGAACCGTACTCCGGCGCGATGCAGATGAATCAGCTTGCGCAAACGTTGGGGGCGGCATGA
- a CDS encoding polysaccharide pyruvyl transferase family protein produces MMDWDVVASPLERSLAALNRYASASAPDEVFLDDLQQRIGAARRASARGGPRASGEGLGAPSVSGASSSPGVPGVPSAASTSSAPGASSSPSAPNTAPRVLLLGYTGAGNTGADLRTIETIAQLRRVLAPRVPQITLFALGDCFDHPLLADTPRLTPALPYLPDALDAAVREADLVLNVEGSTYTSKFSDSLAGVLIGGLALAHAHGRPAIAYGVDSGTMSAALTRFVERNADGGEIICRNDAARQQLASLGVLAQAGADTAWTYRARPEASAASPAARRVALCPNNPFWWPVRADAARARELDARGETSPLRYGPLHFHSWDAARAEAYHAYLDRFAQIAIGLREQGYTPVLVGMEQLDHSACVDLAARLPFEIELVTRGPRTLDEVAAAVAHAACVVTTRYHAAVLAISHGVPVFGLSMDTRIERLLGEVGCPQWSAACDDADGAQATLTAIGSLCRDEVRTALIAAYADYATSQRVRIDAMGDRLRVALEG; encoded by the coding sequence ATGATGGATTGGGACGTGGTGGCCAGTCCGTTGGAGCGTTCGCTCGCGGCCTTGAACCGGTATGCGAGCGCGAGCGCGCCGGATGAAGTTTTTCTCGACGATCTGCAGCAACGTATCGGTGCGGCGCGACGTGCGTCGGCACGTGGCGGCCCGCGCGCGTCGGGCGAGGGACTAGGCGCGCCGAGTGTGTCAGGAGCGTCAAGCTCGCCGGGTGTGCCGGGTGTGCCAAGCGCAGCAAGTACGTCGAGTGCGCCAGGCGCGTCAAGTTCGCCAAGTGCCCCAAACACCGCACCGCGCGTGCTGCTGCTCGGCTATACCGGCGCAGGCAACACCGGCGCCGATCTGCGCACGATCGAAACGATCGCGCAGCTACGCCGCGTGCTCGCGCCGCGCGTGCCGCAGATCACGCTGTTCGCGCTCGGCGACTGCTTCGATCATCCGCTGCTGGCCGACACGCCGCGCCTCACCCCGGCGCTGCCTTATCTGCCCGATGCGCTCGATGCCGCCGTGCGCGAAGCCGACCTCGTGCTGAATGTCGAAGGCTCGACTTACACGTCGAAATTTTCGGATTCGCTAGCGGGCGTACTGATCGGCGGCCTCGCGCTCGCGCACGCTCACGGGCGGCCGGCGATTGCCTATGGCGTGGACAGCGGCACGATGAGCGCCGCGCTGACGCGCTTCGTCGAACGTAACGCCGATGGCGGCGAGATTATCTGCCGCAACGACGCGGCGCGACAACAACTCGCGTCGCTCGGCGTGCTCGCGCAGGCCGGCGCCGATACGGCATGGACTTATCGGGCGCGGCCTGAAGCAAGCGCCGCATCGCCCGCCGCGCGACGCGTCGCGCTGTGTCCGAACAATCCGTTCTGGTGGCCGGTGCGTGCCGATGCCGCACGTGCTCGTGAGCTCGACGCGCGCGGCGAAACATCGCCGCTGCGTTACGGGCCGCTGCATTTCCACAGTTGGGACGCGGCGCGTGCCGAGGCTTATCACGCGTATCTCGATCGCTTCGCGCAGATCGCCATCGGCTTGCGGGAGCAGGGTTATACGCCGGTGCTGGTGGGCATGGAGCAACTCGACCACAGCGCCTGCGTCGATCTGGCCGCGCGGCTGCCGTTCGAGATCGAGCTCGTCACGCGTGGCCCGCGGACGCTCGACGAAGTGGCCGCAGCGGTCGCGCATGCCGCCTGCGTCGTGACGACGCGCTATCACGCGGCCGTGCTCGCGATATCGCACGGTGTGCCGGTGTTCGGATTGTCAATGGACACGCGCATCGAGCGTTTGCTTGGCGAAGTGGGATGCCCGCAATGGAGCGCGGCTTGTGACGACGCGGACGGCGCGCAAGCCACACTGACGGCGATCGGATCGCTGTGCCGCGATGAGGTGCGCACCGCGCTGATCGCGGCTTACGCGGACTATGCAACGTCGCAACGCGTCCGTATCGACGCGATGGGCGACAGGCTGCGCGTTGCACTCGAAGGCTGA
- a CDS encoding CocE/NonD family hydrolase: protein MEKATTHKVLPLLASLALLAHSGLANTAGTTPDSPSAPLNERILTVPIDTSPPVRLKVTVYMPSRGGPFPLALINHGASHDPANAPRIADNFIPYYFLSRGYAVAMPMMRGYAGSEGTMRPHGCDLVATGMDAARDIREVLDSVKQQPGVDASRIVMVGKSMGGWNTLVFGAQNPPDVKGLVSFAGGLKESDCHAPDASLISGAGQLGAHTKLHSIWFFGDNDQPFATSTWRDMFRQYTAAGAPAELVDYGVFQKDAHAMTASAAGLPLWVKKADAFLTGIGMPGREVNPEYLPNQAYTTSAYADLNDVGALPYLDAKQRETLYRGFLAAPLPRAIAIGTTDAVWSSGGFDAAASAMQHCSERTHYCQLYAVDNKVVWPRLESEPPSTHFAALTDASAIPYLNAQGRKAYGAFLTSRRPRAFAIAPDGAWGVASGLDPMNDALVACANGHSGCRLYAVDGDVVWAAKTAGGALGK from the coding sequence ATGGAGAAAGCAACCACGCATAAAGTTCTGCCGCTTCTGGCATCGCTCGCGTTGCTTGCCCATTCGGGTCTCGCCAACACGGCCGGGACCACGCCCGACTCGCCCAGTGCGCCCCTCAACGAGCGCATCCTGACAGTGCCCATCGACACGTCGCCACCGGTGCGCCTAAAGGTCACCGTGTACATGCCATCGCGCGGCGGCCCTTTCCCGCTCGCGCTCATCAATCACGGTGCGTCGCACGATCCGGCGAACGCGCCGCGCATTGCCGATAACTTCATCCCCTACTACTTTCTCTCGCGCGGCTACGCGGTCGCCATGCCGATGATGCGCGGCTACGCGGGCTCCGAAGGCACCATGCGTCCGCACGGTTGCGATCTCGTGGCGACCGGCATGGACGCAGCGCGCGACATTCGCGAAGTACTCGACTCCGTGAAGCAGCAACCGGGCGTGGATGCTTCGCGGATCGTCATGGTCGGCAAAAGCATGGGCGGATGGAACACGCTGGTGTTTGGCGCGCAGAACCCGCCCGATGTAAAAGGACTCGTCAGCTTTGCGGGCGGCCTCAAGGAATCCGATTGCCACGCGCCGGACGCGAGCCTGATCAGCGGCGCCGGCCAGCTCGGCGCTCACACGAAACTGCACTCGATCTGGTTCTTCGGCGACAACGATCAACCCTTCGCCACCTCGACCTGGCGCGACATGTTTCGACAATACACGGCGGCGGGCGCGCCCGCGGAACTCGTCGACTACGGCGTGTTCCAGAAGGATGCGCATGCCATGACCGCGTCGGCGGCGGGCTTACCTCTGTGGGTGAAGAAAGCCGACGCGTTCCTCACCGGCATCGGCATGCCCGGTCGCGAGGTCAACCCGGAGTACCTGCCGAATCAGGCCTACACGACGAGCGCGTATGCCGATCTCAATGACGTCGGCGCACTGCCCTATCTGGACGCGAAACAACGGGAGACGCTGTATCGCGGTTTTCTGGCGGCGCCGCTGCCGCGTGCGATCGCAATCGGGACGACTGATGCGGTCTGGTCATCGGGCGGTTTCGATGCCGCCGCGAGCGCCATGCAGCACTGTTCTGAACGCACGCACTATTGCCAGTTGTACGCGGTCGACAATAAGGTCGTCTGGCCTCGGCTCGAATCGGAACCGCCGAGCACGCACTTTGCGGCGCTGACAGATGCATCGGCGATTCCATATCTGAATGCTCAAGGACGCAAGGCCTATGGCGCGTTTCTGACGAGTCGCCGGCCACGAGCGTTCGCGATTGCACCCGATGGCGCGTGGGGCGTGGCTTCAGGTTTGGATCCGATGAACGATGCGCTCGTTGCGTGCGCAAACGGTCATAGCGGTTGCCGGCTTTACGCGGTGGATGGGGATGTTGTGTGGGCAGCGAAGACGGCTGGCGGCGCGCTGGGGAAATAA
- a CDS encoding serine hydrolase domain-containing protein, with amino-acid sequence MTFDGSAIKTLLDNAVSTGGIHGIAAVVVDRNGPLFHHAAGEASEHTMFRNASMTKAVATTAALQFVEKGLLNLDATVESILPAFGELQVLDGFDGDTPRLRAPASKATVRQLMTHTAGLGYFFLSEKLMRYHEVTGVPHPLSGQKQSFSAPLVNDPGTVWEYGTNTDWLGLVVEKLAGQSLGSYIRQHVYEPLGMNDSTFEPNADQRGRLLRVMQRQASGTLAPATIDLPPVSEWDAAGHGSYGTVQDYGRFVQAWLNDGAGILEPATVRMALQNHIGQITLPELMKSTMPELSNDTPGAPWPQSWGLGFHLTLTDLPGMRSNGSGDWAGVFNSFYWIDRAKGIGAVLMTQLLPFFDMPVIETLIGFETAVYQQVGAAVPAA; translated from the coding sequence ATGACATTCGACGGTTCGGCCATCAAGACGTTGCTTGACAACGCGGTTTCGACCGGCGGCATTCACGGCATCGCGGCCGTGGTCGTCGACCGTAACGGCCCGCTGTTTCATCACGCGGCCGGCGAGGCAAGCGAGCATACGATGTTCCGCAACGCGTCGATGACGAAGGCCGTGGCCACCACGGCGGCGCTGCAGTTCGTGGAGAAGGGGCTGCTGAATCTCGACGCCACCGTCGAATCGATTCTGCCGGCGTTCGGCGAGTTGCAGGTATTGGACGGCTTCGACGGCGACACGCCGCGGTTGCGCGCGCCCGCCAGCAAAGCCACCGTGCGCCAACTGATGACACACACCGCCGGTCTCGGCTACTTCTTCCTCAGCGAAAAGCTGATGCGCTATCACGAGGTGACGGGTGTGCCTCACCCGCTGTCGGGACAGAAGCAGAGTTTCTCCGCGCCGCTCGTCAACGATCCCGGCACGGTCTGGGAATACGGCACCAACACCGACTGGCTCGGACTCGTCGTCGAGAAACTGGCGGGGCAGAGTCTGGGCAGCTATATCAGGCAGCACGTGTATGAGCCGCTGGGTATGAACGACTCGACCTTCGAACCGAACGCGGATCAGCGCGGCAGACTGCTGCGCGTGATGCAGCGCCAGGCCAGCGGCACACTTGCGCCCGCAACGATCGATCTTCCGCCCGTTTCCGAATGGGACGCCGCCGGCCATGGCTCGTATGGCACCGTGCAGGACTACGGCCGCTTCGTGCAGGCATGGCTCAACGACGGCGCCGGCATCCTCGAACCGGCGACCGTGCGGATGGCGTTGCAAAACCATATCGGGCAAATCACGTTGCCCGAGTTGATGAAATCCACGATGCCCGAACTGTCGAACGACACGCCCGGCGCGCCGTGGCCGCAGAGTTGGGGGCTGGGCTTCCACCTGACGCTCACCGATCTGCCGGGCATGCGCAGCAACGGCAGCGGCGACTGGGCCGGCGTGTTCAATTCGTTCTACTGGATCGATCGCGCGAAGGGCATCGGCGCGGTGCTGATGACACAGTTGCTGCCGTTCTTCGACATGCCGGTGATCGAGACGCTGATCGGTTTCGAAACGGCGGTCTATCAGCAGGT
- a CDS encoding LLM class flavin-dependent oxidoreductase produces MQFGLFLTLPAPEPRPAAELYQRALDMAEAADTLGFSHLWLAEHHFTNYSHSSRPLMLLSHIAARTRHLRLGPAIVPVPLHHPLVIAEELATLDVLSGGRVEAGLGSGYQRYQYERFQLTKGASTARDDEAIDVLLKALREPVFSHHGEHFHIPRTGLVPQPLQRAIPLWLVVNSSRRASVEQAVKRRANLFTGVLEPISKLTDVRRHYPDLAAALSMVRIGTQRPAFVAENEAQAREAVEHARWNGRATLRLRHDWGDVVDGIVPAEPLPDEPSDDALRNDFLVIGTADECIHQLRRIQAGLGCDYFSASFWFGSMPHDMAMESMRRFARDVMPAFARETAADACEEGSPPPQWESTLAW; encoded by the coding sequence ATGCAATTCGGTTTGTTCTTGACGCTGCCCGCGCCCGAACCCAGGCCCGCCGCCGAGCTCTACCAGCGCGCGCTCGACATGGCTGAAGCCGCCGATACGCTCGGCTTCAGCCATCTGTGGCTCGCCGAGCATCACTTCACGAACTATTCGCACTCGTCGCGCCCGCTGATGCTGCTCTCGCATATCGCCGCGCGCACGCGTCATCTGCGTCTCGGGCCGGCGATCGTTCCGGTGCCGCTGCATCATCCACTGGTGATCGCGGAAGAGCTCGCGACACTCGACGTGCTGAGCGGCGGCCGTGTCGAAGCCGGTCTCGGCAGCGGTTATCAGCGCTATCAATACGAGCGCTTCCAGCTCACCAAAGGCGCAAGCACGGCACGCGACGACGAAGCGATCGACGTGCTCCTGAAAGCATTGCGCGAACCCGTGTTCTCGCATCACGGCGAGCACTTCCACATTCCCCGCACCGGGCTCGTACCGCAGCCGCTGCAACGCGCGATACCGCTGTGGCTCGTGGTCAATTCGAGCCGGCGGGCGTCGGTCGAACAAGCCGTGAAGCGGCGCGCCAATCTCTTCACCGGCGTGCTCGAACCGATTTCGAAGTTGACGGATGTACGGCGTCACTATCCGGATCTCGCCGCTGCGCTGTCGATGGTGCGTATCGGCACGCAGCGGCCTGCGTTCGTCGCTGAGAACGAAGCGCAGGCGCGCGAGGCCGTCGAGCATGCGCGCTGGAACGGACGCGCGACGCTGCGTCTGCGTCACGATTGGGGCGACGTCGTGGACGGCATCGTGCCGGCGGAGCCTCTGCCCGACGAGCCCTCGGACGACGCGTTGCGCAACGATTTTCTGGTGATCGGCACGGCGGACGAATGCATTCATCAACTGCGTCGGATTCAAGCCGGGCTCGGTTGTGACTACTTCAGCGCGAGCTTCTGGTTCGGCTCGATGCCGCATGACATGGCGATGGAATCCATGCGTCGTTTTGCTCGGGACGTGATGCCGGCATTCGCGCGCGAAACGGCGGCGGATGCATGCGAGGAGGGCTCACCGCCTCCGCAGTGGGAGTCAACGCTGGCGTGGTGA
- a CDS encoding TylF/MycF/NovP-related O-methyltransferase, giving the protein MESTLSNFPGLPRVSWLDAEPMPLVPLADQDRAYPYLAMIRRYIGGAADTKAHTDVHTDTPAPAATHDTHDTHDTSDTHDTPATPATPATPATPATPDAPITAADCRERLAEADRIFADWLGPLHRTAAEVAGVDPSRMADALNHMHHASRRLTMCDSVLLDNVVELARVTIDEQVPGDFIETGVWRGGVTILLRAVLNAFGDRGRSVWVADSFAGLPTPDPAVDLREAIWHHLMGAVGGLRSDLASVRESFARAGLLDRRVRFLPGWFADTLPAAPIERLALMRLDGDWYESTRVALDALYSRLSPGGFVIVDDYGLPTGCARAVDEYRAAHGIDAPLTRVNGQAVYWRKPW; this is encoded by the coding sequence ATGGAATCGACTCTTTCGAACTTCCCAGGCTTGCCCCGTGTCTCGTGGCTCGACGCCGAGCCGATGCCTCTCGTGCCGCTCGCGGACCAAGACCGGGCGTACCCCTATCTGGCGATGATCCGCCGCTACATCGGCGGCGCGGCGGATACCAAGGCGCACACCGACGTGCACACCGATACGCCCGCACCTGCCGCCACGCACGACACGCACGACACGCACGACACGTCCGACACGCACGACACGCCCGCCACGCCCGCCACGCCCGCCACGCCCGCCACGCCCGCCACGCCCGACGCCCCCATCACCGCCGCCGATTGTCGCGAACGGCTAGCCGAAGCGGATCGCATCTTCGCCGACTGGCTTGGGCCGCTGCATCGCACGGCGGCCGAGGTCGCTGGCGTCGACCCGTCGCGCATGGCCGATGCGCTGAATCACATGCATCACGCGTCGCGCCGTCTGACCATGTGCGATTCCGTGTTGCTCGACAACGTCGTCGAGCTGGCGCGCGTGACGATCGACGAACAGGTGCCGGGCGACTTCATCGAAACCGGCGTGTGGCGCGGCGGTGTGACGATTCTGTTGCGCGCCGTGCTGAACGCGTTCGGCGACCGAGGCCGTAGCGTGTGGGTGGCCGACTCCTTCGCGGGACTGCCGACGCCGGACCCCGCGGTCGATCTGCGCGAGGCCATCTGGCATCACCTGATGGGCGCGGTCGGCGGACTGCGCAGCGATCTGGCCAGCGTGCGCGAGTCGTTCGCCCGAGCCGGACTGCTCGACCGCCGCGTGCGCTTCCTGCCGGGGTGGTTCGCCGACACGCTGCCCGCTGCCCCGATCGAGCGGCTGGCGCTGATGCGGCTTGACGGCGACTGGTACGAGTCGACTCGTGTGGCGCTCGACGCCCTGTATTCGCGTTTGTCGCCGGGCGGCTTCGTGATCGTCGATGACTATGGCTTGCCGACCGGTTGCGCGCGTGCCGTCGATGAATATCGCGCCGCGCATGGGATCGATGCGCCGTTGACGCGTGTCAACGGGCAAGCGGTCTACTGGCGTAAGCCATGGTGA